In Pontimonas salivibrio, the sequence GGTCTACCCGGGCTGGGATGGGTTGGATGCTGGCCACTGGCACACCTACCAACACGGGATTGTGCCCTGGAGTGAAGGGCGGGTCGCTCGACTACGCATGTGGGATTGGGCCAGAAGTCGCCCCGGCGGAGTGCGGGAAATTGGCCCGGAGGTGAACCTCATCATCGAAGGATGTGGTGCTTTATCCACCTTCACTGCGCTCTACGCGACAACGCGCTTGTGGGTGGACGCAGATGATGAGGTAAGGAAACAGCGAGCCCTCGATCGCGATGGTGAGCAATTCGCCCCCCACTGGCTGCGGTGGGCACTACAAGAGGAGCGGTTTTACCGAATCCACCAATCGCGGAGTCTCGCGGATTCAATCATCACCGCTTAACCCCAGCCCAACTCGTGAAGCTGTTGGTCGTCAATGCCGTAATAGTGGGCAATTTCGTGCACCAGCGTGACGTGAATTTCGTGTACGAGGCGCTCTAAGGATTCCGATTGTTCGATTAGTGGTTGACGGTAAAGCACGATGCGGTCGGGTAATTCGCCGTAGCCGTAGTCACCGCGTTCGGTCAGCGCGACGCCCTCATAAATCCCCAAGACAGCCTCGGACTGTTCCGGCATGTCTTGGACTAAGAACACTAAGTTGTCGAGGCCATCGACCATCTCGTCGGGCAAACGATCGAGCCCTTCCACCACGAGGGCTTCAAACTGTTCGAGGGTGGGCCACCAGTCGGAGATGAGAGACCTCTTCGGGTGGGGCTTTGGGGTGAGTAACGGGGCTTGAACCCGCGACCTCCTGGACCACAACCAGGCGCTCTACCAGCTGAGCTATACCCACCATGCGC encodes:
- a CDS encoding metallopeptidase family protein is translated as MVDGLDNLVFLVQDMPEQSEAVLGIYEGVALTERGDYGYGELPDRIVLYRQPLIEQSESLERLVHEIHVTLVHEIAHYYGIDDQQLHELGWG